The following is a genomic window from Verrucomicrobiia bacterium.
ACGCTGACCGCCAACGACGCGGGAGATGCAGTGGTACACCCCCACCCGCCCCTCCTCCGCCTTCACCTTCATCCGTGCCATGCGCATGGATCGTTTCTACCCCTCGTTCAGGGGAATGTCAATCTCTGAACCTGTCACTTTAATCTAATTTTCGGCAAGAGGGTTGCCAGACGGAAGGAAGGTGGGGAAGGTGGGGCGTTGAGCGGACAACCTTGGGCACGTGCGGTTCGGTCGGTTTTGGCGGCATGCTGGATCGGGGTGGCGGGGTGTGTGTCGTCTGGAGGCGGGCCGGGCACAGAACCCGCAGCGACCGGGGCGGTGGTGGTGTGGGTGTCGATCGACGGCTTCCGGCCGGACTACCTCGACCGGGCGGGCGAGAGTGGCGCCCCGTTTCTGACGTCGATGGCCCGGCGCGGGGCCGTCTCGCGGGAGCTGATTCCGACGTACCCGTCGCTGACGTTCTCCGTCCACGCCAGCGAGGTCACCGGCGCGTCGGCGGGCGTTCATGGTGTGCCGGGGAACTCGTTTTACGACCGCAGCCTCGGGGAGCAGTTCAGCTTTCCCCAGCGGGCGGACCTACTGAAGGCGGAAGCGATCTGGACCTCCGCCACGCGGCAGGGGCTTCGGGTTGCGGTGTTCGACTGGCCCTTCTCCAACGGGCAGACCGGGCCCCACATGGCGGCGTACTTCGCGGAGCGGTATGACAACCAGATGACCGATGAGCAGCGCGGCGAACGCCTGATCGAGACGATGAGGTCTGACGACGGGGCGGAGAAGGGCACGCCGCTGTCGCTGGTGATGGGGTATGCCGACGCGGTGGACAAGGCGGGACACGCGGTGGGGCCGGCGCACCCGGGGGTGGTGGAGCAGTTGTCGCGGCTGGACAAGGTGCTGGCGGACGTGCACGCCGAGGCGATGAAGTACGTCATCGAGCGGTGTCCGCCGGGCACGCGGTTGTACTTTCTGGTGTCGACCGACCACGGGATGTTGCCGGTGGTGCATCTGGCGAACCTGAACCAGATGGCCGGGGAGGCGATGCCGGCCGGGGCGCGGACGATCACGGGCGGTGCGACGGGGCACGTCTTCGTGCCGGACGGCCCGGAGAAGGCAGGCCAGGTGGCGGCGCTGGCGGCGGAACTGGGTCGCCACCGGTTCGCCCGGGTCTACACGCACGCGACGCTTCCCGCCCGGTGGCGTATGTTGGACCCGGACCGCGTGGGCGATGTCTATGTGGACTTGATGCCAGGGTACACGTTTTCGAGCCGGCCCCGGACGCCGTCGGTGTCGCTGCGGGACCTGCCGGCGACGCGGCCGACGGACCGCGGGCCGTTGGGCATGCACTCGTGGGACCCGGCCGAGGTGCCGCAGATGAACGGGATCGTGCTGGTGAGCCGTTACCCGAGTGACTTTGGCGGGCGTGACGTCGGCCCTGTGGACGCCCGGCGGCTCGCGGCGACGGTGAGTTCGTGGCTGGGGGTCGAGCCGCCGGCGCAGGCCGAGGTGGGCCCGGTGAGGCGGTTGGTGCGGTAGTCTGCGGTGCGACTTAGACGCGGACGGTTTTCCACTTGCCGGTGGCATATCGGGCGTACATGAGCATGCCGCGGAGCGTCAGCTCGGCGGAGAGGACGATCCAGATGGCCTCGAGGCCGAGCCTGAGGTGGAC
Proteins encoded in this region:
- a CDS encoding alkaline phosphatase family protein, yielding MSIDGFRPDYLDRAGESGAPFLTSMARRGAVSRELIPTYPSLTFSVHASEVTGASAGVHGVPGNSFYDRSLGEQFSFPQRADLLKAEAIWTSATRQGLRVAVFDWPFSNGQTGPHMAAYFAERYDNQMTDEQRGERLIETMRSDDGAEKGTPLSLVMGYADAVDKAGHAVGPAHPGVVEQLSRLDKVLADVHAEAMKYVIERCPPGTRLYFLVSTDHGMLPVVHLANLNQMAGEAMPAGARTITGGATGHVFVPDGPEKAGQVAALAAELGRHRFARVYTHATLPARWRMLDPDRVGDVYVDLMPGYTFSSRPRTPSVSLRDLPATRPTDRGPLGMHSWDPAEVPQMNGIVLVSRYPSDFGGRDVGPVDARRLAATVSSWLGVEPPAQAEVGPVRRLVR